From the genome of Streptomyces sp. V1I1, one region includes:
- a CDS encoding DUF4349 domain-containing protein has translation MRARRTVAALFLTASLALAGCSAADSESGADDKAQSAAKPALQDGGAGSGYDSDRQSSGAEQTKPKDPVALAPTHIIRTAELAVEVKDAQKALAAARGSAESAGGHVSNETTERIDDTHVTSRVVLRVPQEKYDAVLAELAGAGKLLSRKADAKDVTDQVVDVESRIATQRASVARVRALMDRAEKLSDVVTLEGQLSSRQAELESLLAQQAALKDRTTLATITLVLSEKEDKEQKEDDDPGFLDALGGGWYALVAVGVWIALAVGAVAPFAVVFGVLYALWRWVLRPRLAKRPVAARPVAEPAVPAPAPGPGSGPAPGQD, from the coding sequence ATGCGTGCACGTCGTACGGTCGCGGCACTGTTTCTCACCGCTTCACTCGCGCTTGCCGGATGCAGCGCGGCCGATTCCGAGTCCGGCGCGGACGACAAGGCGCAGAGCGCCGCGAAACCCGCGTTGCAGGACGGCGGGGCCGGCTCGGGCTACGACTCCGACCGGCAGTCGTCCGGCGCGGAGCAGACGAAGCCGAAGGACCCGGTCGCCCTGGCGCCGACCCACATCATCCGCACCGCGGAGCTCGCCGTGGAGGTCAAGGACGCCCAGAAGGCCCTCGCCGCGGCCCGCGGGTCCGCTGAGAGTGCCGGCGGGCATGTCTCCAACGAGACCACTGAGCGGATCGACGACACCCATGTGACCTCGCGCGTCGTGCTGCGCGTCCCGCAGGAGAAGTACGACGCGGTCCTGGCCGAGCTGGCGGGCGCAGGAAAGCTGCTCTCCCGCAAGGCCGACGCCAAGGACGTCACCGACCAGGTCGTCGACGTGGAGAGCCGCATCGCGACGCAGCGGGCGAGCGTCGCACGCGTACGGGCGCTGATGGACCGGGCCGAGAAGCTCAGCGACGTGGTCACGCTGGAGGGTCAACTGAGCAGCCGTCAGGCCGAGTTGGAGTCGCTGCTCGCGCAGCAGGCCGCGCTCAAGGACCGTACGACGCTGGCGACCATCACCTTGGTCCTCTCCGAGAAGGAGGACAAGGAGCAGAAGGAGGACGACGACCCGGGCTTCCTGGACGCGCTCGGCGGCGGCTGGTACGCGCTCGTGGCGGTGGGCGTATGGATCGCGTTGGCGGTGGGAGCGGTGGCCCCGTTCGCCGTGGTCTTCGGGGTGCTGTACGCGCTGTGGCGCTGGGTGCTGCGGCCGCGGCTCGCCAAGCGGCCTGTCGCTGCGCGGCCTGTCGCTGAGCCCGCGGTGCCCGCGCCCGCGCCCGGCCCCGGATCCGGCCCCGCCCCAGGTCAGGACTGA
- a CDS encoding FAD-dependent oxidoreductase, producing the protein MAMERLVVIGGDAAGMSAASQARRLKGPDELEILAFERGHFSSFSACGIPYWVGGDVPERDDLIARTPAEHRERGIELRMRTEVTEIDAPGGRVRSRDLETGAESWTGFDKLVIATGARPVRPALPGMDAPGVHGVQTLDDGQALLDTLARTDGRRAVVMGAGYIGVEMAEAMLKRGYEVTVLNRGEQPMATLDPDMGRLVHEAMDRIGITTVNGAGVTKILTGSDGRVRAVATENAEYPADVVVLGIGVEPETTLARAAGLPLGAYGGLLTDLAMRVRGYENIWAGGDCVEVLDLVSGRERHIALGTHANKHGQIIGANAGGGYATFPGVVGTAVSKVCDLEIARTGLREKDARAVGLQYVTTTIESTNSAGYYPDAALMTVKMLAERRTGRLLGVQIVGRDGAAKRVDIAAVALTAGMTVEQMTALDLGYAPPFSPVWDPVLVAARKATTAVREAGPG; encoded by the coding sequence ATGGCAATGGAGCGACTGGTGGTCATCGGGGGCGATGCAGCGGGCATGTCCGCCGCATCGCAGGCACGCAGGCTCAAGGGCCCGGACGAGCTGGAGATCCTCGCGTTCGAGCGCGGCCACTTCAGCTCGTTCTCGGCGTGCGGGATTCCGTACTGGGTCGGCGGTGATGTGCCCGAGCGCGACGACCTGATCGCCCGTACGCCGGCCGAGCACCGCGAGCGCGGCATCGAGCTGCGGATGCGTACGGAGGTGACGGAGATCGACGCCCCGGGCGGGCGGGTGCGCTCCCGTGATCTGGAGACCGGCGCCGAGTCGTGGACGGGCTTCGACAAGCTGGTGATCGCGACCGGCGCGCGCCCGGTCCGCCCGGCGCTGCCGGGCATGGACGCGCCGGGCGTGCACGGCGTGCAGACCCTCGACGACGGCCAGGCCCTGCTGGACACCCTCGCGCGCACCGACGGGCGGCGCGCGGTCGTCATGGGCGCCGGCTACATCGGCGTCGAGATGGCGGAGGCGATGCTGAAGCGCGGCTACGAGGTGACCGTCCTCAACCGCGGCGAGCAGCCGATGGCCACCCTCGACCCCGACATGGGCCGCCTGGTCCACGAGGCGATGGACCGGATCGGCATCACGACGGTGAACGGCGCCGGGGTCACCAAGATCCTCACGGGCTCAGACGGCCGGGTCCGCGCCGTCGCGACCGAGAACGCCGAGTACCCGGCGGACGTGGTGGTCCTCGGCATCGGCGTCGAGCCGGAGACCACCCTCGCCCGCGCCGCCGGTCTGCCGCTCGGTGCGTACGGCGGGCTGCTCACCGATCTCGCGATGCGGGTGCGCGGCTACGAGAACATCTGGGCCGGCGGCGACTGTGTGGAGGTTCTCGACCTGGTCTCGGGCCGCGAGCGCCATATCGCGCTGGGCACGCACGCCAACAAGCACGGCCAGATCATCGGCGCGAACGCGGGCGGCGGGTACGCGACCTTCCCCGGCGTCGTCGGCACGGCGGTAAGCAAGGTGTGCGATCTGGAGATCGCCCGCACCGGCCTGCGCGAGAAGGACGCCCGCGCGGTCGGCCTGCAGTACGTCACGACCACGATCGAGTCGACGAACAGCGCCGGCTACTACCCCGACGCCGCGCTGATGACGGTGAAGATGCTCGCGGAACGCCGTACGGGCCGACTCCTCGGCGTCCAGATCGTCGGCCGCGACGGCGCGGCCAAGCGCGTCGACATCGCGGCCGTCGCCCTGACCGCGGGGATGACGGTGGAGCAGATGACGGCCCTGGATCTCGGCTACGCCCCGCCGTTCTCCCCGGTCTGGGACCCGGTGCTGGTGGCGGCGCGAAAGGCGACGACGGCGGTCCGCGAGGCGGGGCCCGGCTAG
- the hemE gene encoding uroporphyrinogen decarboxylase — translation MKACRREPVPHTPVWFMRQAGRSLPEYLKVREGIGMLESCMRPELVTEITLQPVRRHKVDAAIYFSDIVVPLKAIGLDLDIKPGVGPVVAEPIRTRADLARLRDLTPEDVWYVTEAIGLLTGELGATPLIGFAGAPFTLASYLVEGGPSRNHEHTKALMYGDPQLWADLLDRLAEITSAFLKVQIEAGASAVQLFDSWVGALAPAEYRRSVMPASAKVLDAVASYDVPRIHFGVGTGELLGLMGEAGADVVGVDWRVPLDEAARRVGPGKALQGNLDPAVLFSTQEAVEAKTREVLGAAAGLEGHVFNLGHGVLPTTDPDALTRLVEYVHTRTAR, via the coding sequence CTGAAGGCGTGCAGGCGTGAGCCGGTGCCGCACACCCCGGTCTGGTTCATGCGTCAGGCGGGGCGCTCACTGCCCGAGTACCTCAAGGTCCGCGAGGGCATCGGGATGCTCGAGTCCTGCATGCGGCCCGAGCTCGTCACCGAGATCACGCTGCAGCCGGTGCGCCGCCACAAGGTCGACGCGGCGATCTACTTCAGCGACATCGTCGTACCGCTCAAGGCCATCGGCCTCGACCTCGACATCAAGCCGGGCGTCGGCCCGGTCGTCGCCGAGCCGATCCGCACCCGCGCCGACCTGGCACGGCTGCGCGACCTCACGCCCGAGGACGTCTGGTATGTCACCGAGGCGATCGGGCTGCTCACCGGCGAGCTCGGGGCCACCCCGCTCATCGGCTTCGCCGGCGCGCCCTTCACCCTCGCGAGCTACCTCGTCGAGGGCGGCCCCTCGCGCAACCACGAGCACACCAAGGCCCTGATGTACGGCGACCCGCAGCTGTGGGCCGACCTGCTCGACCGGCTCGCGGAGATCACCTCGGCCTTCCTCAAGGTGCAGATCGAGGCCGGTGCCTCGGCGGTGCAGCTCTTCGACTCGTGGGTGGGCGCGCTCGCCCCCGCCGAGTACCGGCGCTCGGTGATGCCGGCGTCCGCCAAGGTCCTCGACGCGGTGGCGTCGTACGACGTGCCGCGCATCCACTTCGGCGTCGGCACCGGCGAACTCCTCGGCCTGATGGGCGAGGCGGGCGCGGACGTCGTCGGCGTCGACTGGCGGGTGCCGCTGGACGAGGCCGCCCGCCGGGTCGGCCCGGGCAAGGCGCTCCAGGGCAACCTCGACCCGGCCGTCCTGTTCTCCACGCAGGAGGCCGTCGAGGCCAAGACCCGCGAGGTGCTGGGCGCCGCCGCCGGCCTGGAGGGCCATGTGTTCAACCTGGGCCACGGCGTGCTTCCGACGACCGACCCCGACGCGCTGACCCGTCTCGTGGAGTACGTGCACACGCGGACCGCGCGCTAG
- a CDS encoding DUF3000 domain-containing protein: MAAAQGHFSDHSNSADDPDSAEGNAVPRAFRLAVDALRAARLRPEVEVDPTRPPQRLAPHAYALEAAVVDGDDDLADGRLVLLHDPAGHDAWQGTFRLVTLVRAELEPEMAADPLFPEVCWSWLTGALEARGLSYGEASGTVTRASSHYFGGLSERRPATQIEIRASWTPREGLEGVPDSAAHLVAWCDLLCQVAGLPPSPAGPVDAATGVVSLPQRRGPQQP, from the coding sequence ATGGCTGCGGCTCAGGGACATTTTTCCGATCATTCCAACAGCGCTGACGACCCGGACAGCGCGGAGGGGAATGCCGTCCCGCGCGCGTTCCGGCTGGCGGTCGACGCACTGCGGGCCGCGCGGCTGCGCCCCGAGGTCGAGGTGGACCCGACGCGCCCGCCGCAGCGCCTCGCGCCGCATGCCTACGCGCTGGAGGCGGCGGTCGTCGACGGCGACGACGACCTGGCGGACGGCCGCCTGGTGCTGCTGCACGATCCGGCCGGTCATGACGCCTGGCAGGGAACCTTCCGGCTGGTGACGCTGGTACGCGCCGAGCTGGAGCCCGAGATGGCGGCCGATCCGCTCTTTCCCGAGGTCTGCTGGTCGTGGCTGACGGGCGCGCTGGAGGCGCGCGGGCTCTCGTACGGCGAGGCGAGCGGGACCGTCACCCGCGCGAGTTCTCACTACTTCGGTGGACTCTCCGAACGGCGCCCGGCGACGCAGATCGAGATCCGGGCGTCGTGGACACCACGCGAGGGTCTGGAGGGGGTTCCGGACTCGGCGGCACACCTCGTGGCCTGGTGCGATCTCCTCTGCCAGGTCGCCGGGCTGCCGCCGTCGCCGGCCGGTCCGGTGGACGCGGCGACGGGCGTGGTCTCGCTTCCACAGCGGCGGGGCCCGCAGCAGCCGTGA
- a CDS encoding response regulator transcription factor, translated as MSVLLEQPASLVAYRPNKPTAMVVVADPRVRSTVTRHLWALGVRDVIEASSIAEARPRVGNPRDICVADVHLPDGSGLTLLSETRAAGWPNGLALSAADDIGAVRNALAGGVKGYVVTGTRTNIGHPTRPGAAPIGAVAGRMHRRPPGAPSHPGGYRELSGREVEVLRLVAEGQSNKAIGVSMGLSALTVKSHLARIARKLGTGDRAGMVAVALRTGIIH; from the coding sequence GTGTCCGTTCTTCTCGAGCAGCCCGCAAGCCTGGTCGCCTACCGCCCGAACAAGCCGACGGCCATGGTCGTCGTGGCCGACCCGCGCGTCCGCTCCACCGTCACCCGCCACCTGTGGGCCCTCGGAGTGCGTGACGTCATCGAGGCGTCGTCCATCGCGGAGGCCCGTCCCCGCGTCGGCAACCCGCGCGACATCTGCGTTGCCGACGTCCACCTGCCCGACGGTTCCGGGCTGACCCTCCTGTCCGAGACCCGAGCCGCGGGCTGGCCCAACGGCCTCGCCCTTTCCGCCGCCGACGACATCGGCGCCGTGCGCAACGCCCTCGCGGGCGGCGTCAAGGGCTACGTCGTCACCGGCACACGTACGAACATCGGGCACCCGACCCGACCCGGCGCCGCCCCCATCGGCGCCGTGGCCGGCCGGATGCACCGCCGCCCCCCGGGCGCCCCGAGCCACCCGGGCGGCTACCGCGAGCTCTCCGGCCGTGAGGTCGAGGTGCTCCGCCTGGTCGCGGAAGGCCAGTCCAACAAGGCGATCGGCGTCTCGATGGGCCTGTCCGCGCTGACCGTCAAGAGCCACCTCGCCCGTATCGCGCGCAAGCTGGGCACGGGCGACCGGGCCGGAATGGTGGCCGTCGCCCTGCGGACCGGCATCATCCACTGA
- a CDS encoding ribonuclease D, translating into MTDAQETAAETALRTTGGAPPDDVEPAPIPLLEPREGIPPVVADEAALAEVIAAFARGSGPVAVDAERASGYRYGQRAYLVQLRREGAGSALIDPVGCPDLSGLGEVLAGTEWILHAATQDLPCLREIGMIPTRLFDTELAGRLAGFPRVGLGAMVESVLGYALEKGHSAVDWSTRPLPEPWLRYAALDVELLVDLRDALEKELDRQGKLEWAWQEFEAIASAPPAPPRKDPWRRTSGMHKVRRRRQMAVVRELWTARDKVAQRRDVSPGKVLSDSAIVEAALSVPANVQALTALPGFGHRMGRRQLEQWQAAVDRAKALLDAELPQPGQPLNGPPPPRSWADKDPAAAARLSAARAAVSALAEELNLPQENLITPDTVRRVCWEPPAEPTVAAVAEVLAGHGARAWQIEQVAPLLASALTATA; encoded by the coding sequence GTGACCGACGCCCAAGAGACCGCAGCAGAGACCGCACTGCGAACCACCGGGGGCGCTCCCCCGGACGACGTCGAACCGGCGCCGATTCCCTTGCTGGAGCCCCGTGAAGGCATTCCGCCCGTGGTCGCCGACGAGGCGGCACTCGCCGAAGTGATCGCCGCGTTCGCCAGGGGATCCGGCCCTGTCGCCGTCGACGCCGAGCGCGCGTCCGGCTACCGCTACGGCCAGCGGGCCTATCTCGTACAGCTGCGCCGCGAAGGCGCGGGCAGCGCGCTGATCGATCCGGTCGGCTGCCCCGACCTCTCCGGGCTCGGCGAGGTCCTGGCCGGTACGGAGTGGATTCTGCACGCGGCCACCCAGGATCTCCCCTGCCTGCGCGAAATAGGCATGATCCCGACCCGGCTCTTCGACACGGAGCTCGCCGGGCGCCTCGCTGGCTTCCCCCGGGTCGGCCTTGGCGCGATGGTCGAGTCCGTCCTCGGCTACGCGCTGGAGAAGGGCCACTCCGCGGTGGACTGGTCGACCCGCCCGCTGCCCGAGCCGTGGCTGCGCTATGCCGCGCTCGATGTGGAGCTGCTGGTCGATCTGCGCGACGCGCTGGAGAAGGAGCTGGACCGGCAGGGCAAGCTGGAATGGGCCTGGCAGGAGTTCGAGGCGATCGCGTCGGCTCCGCCCGCTCCCCCGCGCAAGGACCCCTGGCGTCGTACGTCCGGGATGCACAAGGTGCGCCGCCGCCGTCAGATGGCGGTCGTACGGGAGCTGTGGACGGCCCGCGACAAGGTGGCGCAGCGGCGTGATGTGTCGCCGGGCAAGGTGCTGAGCGACTCGGCGATCGTCGAGGCGGCGCTCTCCGTGCCGGCGAATGTGCAGGCGCTGACCGCGCTGCCCGGGTTCGGCCACCGGATGGGACGGCGGCAGCTGGAGCAGTGGCAGGCGGCCGTCGACCGGGCCAAGGCGCTGCTCGACGCCGAGCTCCCGCAGCCTGGCCAGCCGCTGAACGGCCCGCCCCCGCCGCGTTCGTGGGCGGACAAGGACCCTGCGGCCGCGGCCCGGCTCTCCGCGGCGCGTGCGGCGGTCTCCGCGCTCGCGGAGGAACTCAATCTGCCGCAGGAGAACCTGATCACTCCGGACACGGTCCGCCGGGTCTGCTGGGAGCCGCCGGCCGAACCCACGGTGGCCGCGGTGGCCGAGGTGCTGGCCGGGCACGGGGCGCGCGCCTGGCAGATCGAGCAGGTGGCGCCGCTGCTGGCGAGCGCGCTGACGGCGACGGCCTGA
- a CDS encoding acetyl-CoA C-acyltransferase — protein MPRTVRDVVFVDGVRTPFGKAGPKGIYHETRADDLVVKAIRELLRRNPDLDPAKIDEVAIAATTQIGDQGLTIGRTAGILAGLPQSVPGYSIDRMCAGALTAVTSVAGSVAFGAYDIAIAGGVEHMGRHPMGEGVDPNPRFVSEKLVDESALFMGMTAENLHDRYPSITKQRTDEYAVRSQEKAAKAYANGKIQQDLVPVSVRRTNPEAGETGWGLVTADEPMRPGTTLENLSGLKTPFRVHGRVTAGNAAGLNDGATASLIASEDFARENNLPVKMRLVSYSFAGVEPEVMGYGPIPATEKALAQAGLSIEDIGLFEINEAFAVQVLAFLEHYGIADDDARVNQYGGAIAYGHPLASSGVRLMTQLARQFEEQPHVRYGLTTMCVGFGMGATVIWENPHFDGGNK, from the coding sequence GTGCCTCGTACCGTCAGGGACGTCGTCTTCGTCGACGGCGTCCGCACCCCGTTCGGCAAGGCGGGCCCGAAGGGCATTTACCACGAGACCCGTGCCGACGATCTCGTCGTGAAGGCGATCCGGGAGCTGCTGCGCCGCAACCCGGACCTCGACCCCGCCAAGATCGACGAAGTCGCGATCGCGGCGACCACGCAGATCGGCGACCAGGGTCTGACCATCGGGCGGACCGCGGGCATCCTCGCGGGTCTGCCGCAGTCCGTGCCCGGTTACTCCATCGACCGCATGTGCGCCGGCGCCCTGACCGCCGTGACCTCGGTCGCGGGCAGCGTGGCCTTTGGTGCGTACGACATCGCCATCGCGGGTGGTGTCGAGCACATGGGCCGCCACCCGATGGGCGAGGGCGTCGACCCCAACCCGCGCTTCGTGTCGGAGAAGCTCGTCGACGAGTCGGCCCTGTTCATGGGCATGACCGCGGAGAACCTGCACGACCGCTACCCCTCGATCACCAAGCAGCGCACCGACGAGTACGCCGTGCGCTCGCAGGAGAAGGCCGCCAAGGCGTACGCCAACGGCAAGATCCAGCAGGACCTGGTGCCGGTCTCCGTCCGTCGCACCAACCCCGAGGCCGGCGAGACCGGCTGGGGCCTGGTCACCGCGGACGAGCCGATGCGGCCGGGCACCACGCTGGAGAACCTCTCCGGCCTGAAGACCCCGTTCCGCGTCCACGGCCGCGTCACCGCCGGTAACGCCGCGGGCCTGAACGACGGTGCCACCGCCTCGCTCATCGCCTCCGAGGACTTCGCCCGTGAGAACAACCTCCCGGTGAAGATGCGCCTGGTCTCGTACTCCTTCGCCGGCGTCGAGCCCGAGGTCATGGGCTACGGCCCGATCCCGGCGACCGAGAAGGCCCTTGCCCAGGCGGGCCTGTCCATCGAGGACATCGGCCTGTTCGAGATCAACGAGGCCTTCGCCGTCCAGGTGCTGGCCTTCCTCGAGCACTACGGCATCGCGGACGACGACGCGCGCGTCAACCAGTACGGCGGCGCCATCGCGTACGGCCACCCGCTGGCCTCCTCCGGTGTCCGCCTGATGACGCAGCTGGCCCGGCAGTTCGAGGAGCAGCCGCACGTCCGCTACGGCCTGACCACCATGTGCGTCGGCTTCGGCATGGGCGCGACGGTCATCTGGGAGAACCCGCACTTCGACGGAGGCAACAAGTGA
- a CDS encoding 3-hydroxyacyl-CoA dehydrogenase NAD-binding domain-containing protein, protein MSTTAELLKGAAELFPDEVVTQAHVRHLELPGGAGKFALVTLDNGLDHTKPTTFGPQSLANLNAAIDQVEKEAAEGTIVGIGITGKPFIFAVGADLKGVELLKRHEEALAIGKGGHDVFKRLSGLAVPTFAYYNGAAMGGGVEVGLHCSYRTVSKAIPAFSLPEVFLGLVPGWGGCAILPNLIGADRAVSVIIENSLNQNKQLKGKQVFELGIADAIFEGADFLEQSLIWTASVLKGEIAVERAEIDRGEAWDQAVARGRFIADSKVHGAAPAAYRALDIIEAAKDGDLQKGFDAEDTALADLIMGGELRSGIYAFNLVQKRGKRPAGAPDKSLARPVTKVGVVGAGLMASQLALLFLRRLEVPVVLTDIDQERVDKGVGYVHAEIEKLLGKGRINQDKANRLKALVTGVLDKAEGFSDADFIIEAVFEEIGVKQQVFAEVEAVAPAHAILATNTSSLSVTEMASKLQHPERVVGFHFFNPVAILPLLEIVRGEQTDDAALATAFGVAKKLKKTAVLVKDAPAFVVNRILTRFMGEIQNVIDEGTPVEVAEKAVEPLGLPMSPLVLLELVGPAIGLHVSETLNRAFPDRFTVSENLAAVVKAGKRGFYVYSAENPAKPELDPEVAALLKQGDVVLTEEQTRERVLNAVAQEIGLMLEEGVVAEAQDIDLCLITGAGWPFHLGGITPYLDREGVSERVNGKPFLAQGVASVPA, encoded by the coding sequence GTGAGCACCACCGCTGAACTCCTGAAGGGCGCGGCCGAGCTGTTCCCGGACGAGGTAGTCACTCAGGCGCACGTGCGCCATCTCGAACTCCCCGGCGGGGCGGGCAAGTTCGCGCTCGTCACGCTGGACAACGGCCTGGACCACACCAAGCCGACCACCTTCGGGCCGCAGTCGCTGGCGAACCTCAACGCCGCCATCGACCAGGTCGAGAAGGAGGCGGCCGAGGGCACGATCGTCGGCATCGGCATCACCGGCAAGCCGTTCATCTTCGCGGTCGGCGCCGACCTCAAGGGCGTGGAGCTGCTGAAGCGCCACGAGGAAGCGCTGGCGATCGGCAAGGGCGGCCACGACGTCTTCAAGCGGCTGTCCGGGCTCGCGGTCCCGACGTTCGCGTACTACAACGGCGCGGCGATGGGCGGCGGTGTCGAGGTCGGGCTGCACTGCTCGTACCGCACCGTCTCCAAGGCGATCCCCGCCTTCTCGCTGCCCGAGGTCTTCCTCGGTCTCGTCCCGGGCTGGGGCGGCTGCGCGATCCTGCCGAACCTGATCGGCGCGGACCGCGCGGTCTCGGTGATCATCGAGAACTCGCTCAACCAGAACAAGCAGCTCAAGGGCAAGCAGGTCTTCGAGCTCGGGATCGCCGACGCGATCTTCGAGGGCGCGGACTTCCTGGAGCAGTCGCTCATCTGGACCGCGTCCGTCCTCAAGGGCGAGATCGCCGTCGAGCGTGCGGAGATCGACCGCGGCGAGGCCTGGGACCAGGCCGTCGCACGCGGCCGCTTCATCGCCGACTCCAAGGTGCACGGTGCCGCTCCGGCCGCGTACCGCGCCCTCGACATCATCGAGGCTGCCAAGGACGGCGACCTGCAGAAGGGCTTCGACGCCGAGGACACCGCTCTCGCGGACCTGATCATGGGCGGCGAGCTGCGCAGCGGCATCTACGCCTTCAACCTGGTCCAGAAGCGCGGCAAGCGCCCTGCCGGTGCGCCGGACAAGTCGCTGGCCCGCCCGGTCACCAAGGTCGGCGTCGTCGGCGCGGGTCTGATGGCCTCGCAGCTGGCGCTGCTCTTCCTGCGCCGCCTCGAGGTGCCGGTCGTGCTGACCGACATCGACCAGGAGCGCGTCGACAAGGGTGTGGGCTACGTCCACGCCGAGATCGAGAAGCTGCTCGGCAAGGGCCGCATCAACCAGGACAAGGCCAACCGCCTCAAGGCCCTGGTGACGGGTGTCCTCGACAAGGCCGAGGGTTTCTCCGACGCGGACTTCATCATCGAGGCCGTCTTCGAGGAGATCGGCGTCAAGCAGCAGGTGTTCGCCGAGGTCGAGGCGGTCGCCCCGGCGCACGCGATCCTCGCCACCAACACCTCCTCGCTGTCGGTGACCGAGATGGCATCGAAGCTGCAGCACCCGGAGCGGGTCGTCGGCTTCCACTTCTTCAACCCGGTCGCGATCCTCCCGCTGCTGGAGATCGTCCGCGGCGAGCAGACGGACGACGCCGCGCTGGCGACGGCCTTCGGTGTCGCGAAGAAGCTGAAGAAGACCGCCGTACTGGTCAAGGACGCGCCGGCCTTCGTGGTCAACCGCATCCTGACCCGCTTCATGGGCGAGATCCAGAACGTCATCGACGAGGGCACTCCGGTCGAGGTGGCCGAGAAGGCCGTCGAGCCGCTGGGTCTGCCGATGTCGCCGCTGGTCCTCCTGGAGCTGGTCGGCCCGGCCATCGGCCTGCATGTCTCCGAGACCCTCAACCGGGCCTTCCCGGACCGGTTCACGGTCTCCGAGAACCTGGCCGCGGTCGTCAAGGCCGGCAAGCGCGGCTTCTACGTCTACTCCGCCGAGAATCCTGCCAAGCCGGAGCTGGACCCGGAGGTCGCCGCTCTCCTCAAGCAGGGCGATGTCGTCCTGACGGAGGAGCAGACCCGCGAGCGCGTGCTGAACGCGGTGGCGCAGGAGATCGGCCTGATGCTGGAGGAGGGTGTCGTGGCCGAGGCCCAGGACATCGACCTCTGCCTCATCACGGGCGCCGGCTGGCCCTTCCACCTGGGCGGCATCACGCCGTACCTGGACCGCGAGGGTGTCTCCGAGCGCGTGAACGGCAAGCCGTTCCTGGCGCAGGGCGTGGCGAGCGTCCCGGCGTAA
- a CDS encoding NTP pyrophosphohydrolase — protein sequence MRTLVIVDAANVVGSVPDGWWRDRRGAAERLRDRLVDVAAAGVPGHPGPVELVLVVEGAARGVESVPQVRAESAPGSGDDRIVELVSERPAGQPCVVVTADRELRRRVEAYGAECMGPRAVQPPERT from the coding sequence ATGCGAACGCTTGTGATCGTCGACGCAGCAAATGTGGTCGGTTCAGTGCCCGACGGCTGGTGGCGCGACCGCCGCGGGGCAGCCGAGCGGCTGCGGGACCGGCTGGTCGATGTCGCGGCGGCCGGAGTCCCCGGGCATCCCGGTCCCGTCGAGCTGGTGCTCGTCGTGGAGGGGGCCGCCCGCGGGGTGGAGAGTGTGCCCCAGGTGCGGGCCGAGTCCGCGCCGGGCAGCGGGGACGACAGAATCGTGGAGCTGGTGTCCGAGCGTCCGGCGGGCCAGCCCTGCGTCGTGGTCACGGCCGACCGGGAACTCAGACGGCGGGTAGAGGCGTACGGCGCCGAGTGCATGGGACCGCGGGCGGTTCAGCCGCCCGAGCGTACATAG